The Enterococcus rotai genome includes a window with the following:
- the aroF gene encoding 3-deoxy-7-phosphoheptulonate synthase: MIVIMKSEATKAQIKSVIERVKKEGLEVHLSEGKEQTIIGLVGDTRKMQDVAFNSYDGVENAVRISLTYKLTSREFHPENTVVDVDGIKIGDGSMTMMAGPCSIESLDQIRECARIAKAGGATILRGGAFKPRTSPYAFQGLEEEGLKYIRQAADEFDMKVITEVMDEAHIDMIAQYSDILQIGARNMQNFKLLQAVGKTGKPIGLKRGISGTIDEWLNAAEYIAAQGNFNVMFIERGIRTYETATRNTLDLSAVPLIKKLSHFPIIVDPSHGVGIWDLVPPMARAGVAAGADGLIVEIHPDPVNAWSDGPQSLNEKTYMRMMQEVHIMEKAMKEINALGE; this comes from the coding sequence ATGATCGTAATTATGAAATCAGAAGCAACAAAGGCACAAATCAAATCGGTGATTGAACGAGTAAAAAAAGAGGGACTAGAAGTTCATCTAAGTGAAGGCAAAGAGCAAACCATCATTGGTTTGGTTGGTGACACAAGAAAAATGCAAGATGTAGCATTTAATAGTTACGATGGTGTTGAAAACGCAGTAAGAATTTCCTTAACATACAAATTAACAAGTCGGGAATTTCACCCAGAAAACACAGTTGTGGATGTTGATGGCATTAAGATAGGCGATGGAAGTATGACGATGATGGCTGGCCCTTGTTCGATTGAAAGTTTAGATCAAATCCGTGAATGTGCCAGAATTGCTAAAGCTGGCGGCGCAACGATTTTACGTGGTGGAGCATTTAAACCTAGAACCTCTCCATACGCGTTTCAAGGATTAGAAGAAGAAGGCTTGAAGTACATTCGTCAAGCAGCCGATGAATTTGACATGAAAGTTATTACAGAAGTCATGGATGAAGCGCATATTGATATGATTGCTCAATACAGTGATATTTTGCAAATTGGTGCGAGAAATATGCAAAACTTCAAATTATTACAAGCAGTTGGAAAAACAGGTAAACCAATTGGCTTAAAACGCGGTATTTCTGGTACAATTGATGAGTGGTTAAATGCTGCGGAGTACATTGCGGCACAAGGTAACTTCAATGTGATGTTCATTGAACGTGGGATTCGTACCTACGAAACAGCCACACGTAATACGTTGGATTTGAGTGCTGTACCACTAATTAAAAAGCTAAGCCATTTTCCGATTATTGTTGACCCTAGTCACGGAGTTGGGATTTGGGACCTAGTTCCGCCAATGGCACGTGCAGGAGTTGCTGCTGGTGCAGATGGATTAATCGTTGAAATCCATCCAGATCCAGTTAATGCGTGGTCTGATGGTCCACAATCACTAAACGAAAAAACTTACATGCGAATGATGCAAGAAGTTCATATTATGGAAAAAGCAATGAAAGAAATCAATGCTTTAGGAGAATAA
- the aroB gene encoding 3-dehydroquinate synthase yields the protein MKLTVNLPNHSYDLTIEKGLLKDIGSWVKALWAPQKVVIITDTNVQPLYGEAVSKRLLEAGFEPATFVIDAGEQSKSLTVAAEIYDFLADKGLTRSDGIIALGGGVVGDLAGFIASTYMRGLHFLQVPTTLLAQVDSSIGGKTAVNTTKAKNLVGTFAQPDGVLIDPDTLNTLEVRRVREGIAEIIKSAAIADKHLWQKLADLTDEHDLILHAVDIIAACCKIKRKVVEEDELDNGVRLLLNFGHTIGHALENTAGYGNLTHGEGVAIGMSQITRVAESKKLTPSGTTDQLNKMIQKFHLPITSELWDQEQLYSALTHDKKARGGKINIILLETIGHAKIVRIPIEEMKSYLD from the coding sequence ATGAAACTCACGGTCAATTTACCAAACCATTCTTATGATTTAACCATTGAAAAAGGACTGTTGAAAGATATCGGTTCTTGGGTAAAAGCGTTATGGGCACCGCAAAAAGTTGTGATCATAACTGATACTAATGTTCAGCCTTTGTATGGTGAAGCAGTCTCCAAACGTTTACTAGAAGCTGGTTTTGAGCCTGCAACTTTTGTGATCGATGCAGGTGAACAAAGTAAAAGCCTGACTGTCGCTGCTGAAATCTACGATTTTCTAGCAGATAAAGGATTGACTAGGAGTGATGGGATTATCGCCTTAGGTGGTGGCGTTGTGGGTGATTTAGCAGGTTTTATTGCGTCAACATATATGCGTGGTTTGCATTTTTTACAAGTTCCAACGACGTTGTTGGCACAAGTAGATAGTAGTATTGGTGGTAAAACAGCCGTCAATACGACTAAAGCTAAAAATCTAGTTGGAACATTTGCTCAGCCGGATGGCGTTTTAATTGATCCTGATACGTTGAACACCTTAGAGGTTCGACGTGTTAGAGAAGGGATTGCTGAAATCATTAAATCAGCTGCGATTGCAGATAAGCATTTATGGCAAAAATTGGCTGATTTGACTGATGAGCATGATTTGATTTTACATGCAGTAGACATCATTGCTGCTTGCTGTAAAATAAAACGAAAAGTAGTAGAAGAAGATGAATTAGATAATGGTGTTCGTTTACTTCTCAATTTCGGGCATACGATCGGTCATGCATTAGAAAATACAGCTGGTTACGGTAACTTAACGCATGGTGAAGGGGTTGCAATCGGGATGAGCCAGATCACCAGAGTCGCTGAAAGTAAAAAATTAACGCCGAGCGGTACGACAGACCAACTGAATAAAATGATCCAAAAATTTCATTTGCCGATCACCTCAGAGTTGTGGGATCAAGAACAACTGTATAGTGCGTTGACACATGATAAAAAAGCGCGCGGCGGAAAAATCAATATTATTTTATTAGAAACGATCGGTCATGCAAAAATTGTTCGTATTCCAATCGAAGAAATGAAGAGTTATTTAGACTAA
- the aroC gene encoding chorismate synthase — translation MRFITAGESHGPELTAIIEGLPAGLPLSPEDINLELARRQGGYGRGGRMLIEKDQVRITSGIRHGKTLGSPVTLVVENKDWKNWTSVMSIEKVTEKEKKIRRVNKPRPGHADLVGGIKYQHDDLRNVLERSSARETTMRVAIGAVAKKLLKELDIEVAGHVAILGGIKAEIPDNLTVQEIQERSEKSDVRVLDPSVEQEIRDLIDKTKKNGDTIGGVVEVVVGGVPIGLGSYVQWDRKLDAKIAQAVTSINAFKGVEFGIGFEMGFKPGSQVMDEIVWDQATGYTRTSNNLGGFEGGMTNGMPIVVRGVMKPIPTLYKPLQSVNIDTKEPYKASVERSDSTAVPAASVVCEAVVATEVAQAMLEKFGSDAFEQMKAEVDSYRRYTQTF, via the coding sequence ATGCGTTTTATTACTGCGGGAGAATCACACGGACCAGAATTGACAGCAATTATCGAAGGCTTACCAGCAGGGTTGCCATTGTCACCTGAGGATATTAATTTAGAGCTAGCAAGAAGACAAGGTGGATATGGTCGTGGCGGTAGAATGTTGATTGAAAAAGATCAAGTAAGAATCACTTCAGGCATTCGTCACGGAAAAACATTAGGTTCGCCAGTGACATTAGTGGTTGAGAACAAAGATTGGAAAAACTGGACATCGGTTATGTCGATCGAAAAAGTCACGGAAAAAGAGAAGAAGATTCGCCGCGTTAACAAACCACGTCCTGGTCATGCTGATTTGGTTGGCGGCATTAAATACCAGCATGATGATCTTAGAAATGTCTTAGAACGCTCCTCAGCACGCGAAACAACTATGCGTGTGGCAATTGGAGCCGTTGCTAAAAAACTGTTGAAAGAGCTAGATATCGAAGTAGCGGGGCATGTGGCCATATTAGGTGGAATCAAAGCTGAAATTCCAGATAATTTAACCGTTCAAGAAATTCAAGAACGTTCAGAAAAATCCGACGTTCGAGTTCTTGACCCTTCAGTTGAACAAGAAATTCGTGATCTGATAGATAAAACTAAGAAAAATGGTGATACGATCGGTGGAGTGGTCGAAGTTGTTGTCGGCGGTGTGCCGATTGGATTAGGCAGTTATGTCCAATGGGATCGCAAGTTAGATGCGAAAATTGCTCAAGCCGTTACCAGTATCAATGCTTTTAAAGGGGTTGAATTTGGGATTGGTTTTGAAATGGGCTTTAAACCAGGCAGCCAAGTTATGGATGAAATTGTCTGGGATCAAGCAACTGGGTATACAAGAACTTCAAACAATCTAGGTGGTTTTGAAGGTGGTATGACAAATGGAATGCCAATCGTTGTTAGAGGTGTTATGAAGCCGATTCCGACATTGTATAAACCTTTACAAAGTGTCAATATCGATACAAAAGAGCCGTACAAAGCAAGCGTAGAGCGTTCTGACAGTACTGCTGTGCCCGCTGCTAGTGTTGTTTGTGAAGCGGTTGTGGCAACAGAAGTTGCTCAAGCAATGTTGGAAAAATTTGGTAGCGATGCTTTTGAACAAATGAAAGCAGAAGTTGACTCTTACCGCCGCTATACTCAAACGTTTTAA
- a CDS encoding prephenate dehydrogenase yields the protein MDKKVLIIGLGLIGSSIALCIKKEHPAVTIIGMDNQESSVDFALKRKIIDQKESTIETAAVQADIIFLCTPVKSMLNQLKLLGTLSLKPEVIITDVGSTKLEIIETAQAAGLKTFIGGHPMAGSHKSGVTAADENLFENAYYILTASEDGTQKQVQQLQTILQGTRAKFVVLTAEEHDQITGMLSHLPHIIAAGLVNQSKVFNEEHPRSRQLAAGGFRDITRIASSDPQMWTDILLSNKEALLTLMHSWQTEMEQVSDWIQNENSEAIYQFFYEAKETRNQMPVHKEGAIPAFYDLFVDVPDVPGVIAEITGLLGKANLSLINLKILETREDIYGILQLTFKRQDDLEKAKVTIEKETEYLCYEK from the coding sequence ATGGATAAAAAGGTTTTGATCATTGGATTAGGCTTGATCGGCAGTTCAATTGCTTTATGTATAAAAAAAGAGCATCCAGCTGTAACGATCATCGGGATGGATAATCAAGAAAGTTCTGTAGACTTTGCGTTAAAGCGAAAAATCATTGACCAAAAAGAGAGCACAATTGAAACAGCAGCGGTACAAGCAGATATTATTTTTTTATGTACGCCTGTTAAAAGTATGTTGAACCAACTCAAACTATTAGGAACCTTGTCATTAAAACCAGAGGTAATCATAACAGATGTTGGCAGTACGAAATTAGAAATTATTGAAACAGCTCAAGCAGCTGGGTTAAAAACGTTTATCGGTGGACATCCTATGGCAGGCTCACATAAATCTGGTGTGACGGCAGCGGATGAAAACTTATTTGAAAATGCGTATTATATTTTAACCGCTTCAGAAGATGGAACACAAAAGCAAGTCCAGCAATTACAAACCATTTTACAAGGAACACGAGCAAAATTTGTGGTTCTTACAGCAGAGGAACATGATCAAATTACAGGAATGCTCAGTCACTTACCACATATTATTGCAGCGGGTCTAGTCAACCAAAGTAAGGTTTTCAATGAAGAACATCCCCGCTCACGACAATTAGCGGCTGGCGGTTTTCGTGATATTACCCGGATCGCTTCTTCTGATCCGCAAATGTGGACTGATATTTTGCTGAGTAATAAAGAGGCGTTATTAACGTTGATGCATTCATGGCAAACTGAAATGGAACAAGTTTCCGATTGGATCCAAAATGAAAATAGTGAAGCGATTTATCAGTTTTTCTATGAAGCAAAAGAAACAAGAAATCAAATGCCTGTTCACAAAGAGGGCGCAATTCCAGCCTTCTATGATTTATTTGTTGACGTACCGGATGTCCCAGGTGTGATTGCAGAGATTACAGGTTTATTAGGTAAAGCAAACCTCTCGTTGATTAATTTGAAAATTCTTGAAACTCGGGAAGATATTTACGGTATTTTACAATTAACCTTTAAAAGGCAGGATGATTTAGAAAAAGCGAAAGTGACTATTGAAAAAGAGACAGAATATTTGTGCTATGAAAAATGA
- the aroA gene encoding 3-phosphoshikimate 1-carboxyvinyltransferase, translating into MDLVINKIGLNGVIDIPSDKSISHRSIMFGAIAEGKTTIRNFLRGDDCLSTLKAFQDLGVKIEDDGEVITVHGNGFSGLKPAKQAIYVGNSGTTIRLIMGILAGTSFTTELFGDHSIAKRPMNRVMLPINQMGAVCTGHDGTEFPPLTVKGTEKLSPIHYQMPVASAQVKSAILFAALQAHGESVIVEKEKTRDHTEDMIRQFGGDISVSGKEIRISGPQKLVGQEVVVPGDISSAAFFLTAGLIIPDSKIILKNVGLNPTRTGIIDVIQQMGGKLLVQESGSEANKAGTLTVETSDLKGIEISGEIIPRLIDELPIIALLATQAEGTTIIRDAEELKVKETNRIDAVATELNKMGAKIEPTDDGLIIHGKTPLNGANVTSYGDHRIGMMLQIAALLVESGKVELDKAEAISVSYPRFFDDLTKLY; encoded by the coding sequence TTGGATTTAGTTATTAATAAAATTGGTTTGAATGGGGTAATTGATATTCCTAGTGATAAATCGATTTCTCACAGAAGTATTATGTTTGGTGCTATTGCTGAAGGGAAGACGACGATTCGCAACTTTTTACGTGGTGATGATTGTTTAAGCACTTTAAAAGCTTTTCAAGATTTGGGGGTTAAAATTGAAGATGATGGCGAAGTTATAACCGTTCATGGTAATGGTTTCTCAGGATTGAAACCTGCGAAGCAAGCAATTTATGTTGGAAATTCTGGGACTACGATTCGCTTGATTATGGGGATTTTGGCAGGAACATCGTTCACTACCGAATTGTTTGGTGATCATTCGATTGCTAAACGTCCTATGAATCGAGTAATGCTACCGATCAATCAAATGGGTGCTGTTTGTACAGGGCATGATGGGACAGAGTTTCCGCCGCTGACAGTGAAAGGTACAGAAAAACTAAGCCCTATTCATTATCAAATGCCTGTTGCGAGTGCTCAAGTTAAATCAGCGATTTTGTTTGCCGCTTTACAAGCTCATGGTGAATCCGTTATTGTAGAAAAAGAGAAGACGCGTGATCATACAGAAGATATGATTCGTCAATTTGGCGGTGATATTTCAGTTTCAGGAAAAGAAATTAGAATCAGTGGACCACAAAAGTTAGTTGGACAAGAAGTAGTGGTGCCAGGGGATATTTCTTCAGCGGCCTTCTTCCTTACGGCAGGACTGATCATTCCAGATAGCAAAATCATTTTAAAGAACGTTGGCTTAAACCCAACTCGTACGGGAATCATTGATGTTATTCAACAAATGGGTGGAAAGCTACTAGTACAAGAATCGGGTAGTGAAGCCAATAAAGCTGGAACTTTAACCGTTGAAACAAGTGATCTTAAAGGAATTGAAATCAGTGGAGAAATTATTCCAAGATTAATCGATGAACTACCGATCATTGCTTTATTAGCCACTCAGGCTGAGGGAACCACAATTATTCGTGACGCTGAAGAGTTGAAAGTAAAAGAAACGAATCGGATCGATGCAGTCGCAACTGAGTTAAACAAAATGGGAGCTAAAATCGAGCCAACTGATGATGGATTAATTATTCATGGTAAAACACCACTAAACGGTGCGAATGTAACAAGTTATGGAGACCATCGCATTGGTATGATGCTGCAAATTGCGGCTCTTTTAGTAGAAAGTGGCAAAGTTGAATTAGACAAAGCGGAAGCAATTTCAGTTTCTTATCCAAGATTTTTTGATGATTTAACTAAATTATATTGA